The Henckelia pumila isolate YLH828 chromosome 2, ASM3356847v2, whole genome shotgun sequence genome includes a window with the following:
- the LOC140877701 gene encoding uncharacterized protein — translation MSMLALSKAASGRAAGEGEDPHKHLMEFHVVCSSMKPHGVTEEQIQLRAFPFSLKSSAKDLLYYLPSGSITTWTEMKRIFLEKYFPASRAANIRKEIYGCKQQMGESLHEYWECFKKLCASCPQHQISENLLIQYCYEGLLSHDRSMLDAASGGVFVDKTPVQARNLIENMAANSQQFGTTRRNGQIARVCGICTQLGHATDMCPTLQEGSAEQVNVAGGFPGPPQQRYDPYSNTYNPGWKDHPNLRYGNPQANQPGPQAPQHNQSYRQPYPPPQRPQIPTPAICKLEAQNSSRLPSQTVVNPRENMSAITLRSGKELQIHNGLVKEPVETEGDEESKVEENEPIPKEAPRALKDSRKNEGIKELYETFCRCEVNIPLLDAIKQVSAVIQRKVPTKCKDPGMFSISCKIGDVQLDTAMQDLGVSINVMPYSVYASLNLGSLNETDIVIQMADRSTIFPRGLLEDVLVQVGELVFPADFYILDMKNNELNNPILLGRPFLKTSKSVIDVDNGTLTMEFDGKIAKFNIFDALKNPAPKTATKHPPDRAKRIAKKSKQKKHGTLTGKIMKIIQGLGIFIFSFLSTPPRSYFARKAGIVRAHKVFDELPILLILANF, via the exons gtgaggatccgcaCAAGCATCTGATGGAATTCCACGTGGTGTGTTCAAGCATGAAACCGCATGGAgtaacagaggagcagattcagctcagagcctttcctttctctttaaaGAGTTCTGCTAAGGATTTGCTGTACTACCTACCTTCTGGATCCATCACCACCTGGACTGAGATGAAGAGGATATTTTTAGAGAAGTACTTTCCAGCTTCTAGAGCAGCAAACATCCGGAAAGAAATTTATGGGTGCAAACAGCAGATGGGAGAGTCACTGCACGAGTATTGGGAGTGCTTCAAGAAACTTTGCGCCAGCTGtccgcagcaccagataagtgaaaatttaCTAATTCAATACTGTTATGAAGGGTTGTTGTCTCATGATAGGAGTATGCTGGATGCGGCCAGTGGTGGGGTTTTCGTGGATAAAACTCCAGTGCAAGCAAGAAATCTaatagagaatatggctgctaattctcagcaatttggtaCCACCAGAA GAAATGGACAGATTGCAAGGGTATGTGGAATTTGTACTCAATTgggacatgcaactgacatgtgtcccactctTCAAGAGGGGTCTGCGGAACAAGTTAATGTGGCAGGAGGATTTCCAGGACCACCTCAGCAGAGGTATGATCCTTACTCtaacacatacaatccaggttggaaggatcatccaaacctTAGATATGGCAATCCACAAGCGAATCAGCCTGGACCTCAAGCACCACAGCACAATCAATCTTATAGGCAACCGTACCCTCCACCACAGCGCCCTCAGATTCCTACGCCAG CAATCTGCAAGTTGGAAGCACAAAATTCCAGCCGTTTGCCTTCACAAACAGTGGTGAATCCGAGGGAGAACATGAGTGCTATTactttgaggagtggaaaagagCTGCAGATTCACAATGGATTGGTCAAAGAACCGGTAGAGACTGAAGGGGACGAAGAATCTaaggtggaggagaatgagCCCATCCCTAAAGAAGCACCGCGAG ctttGAAGGATTCTAGGAAAAATGAGGGGATTAAGGAGCTCTATGAAACTTTTTGTAGATGCGAGGTAAACATTCCactgttagatgctattaagcaa GTCTCTGCCGTTATTCAAAGAAAGGTacctacaaaatgcaaggacccaGGTATGTTCTCGATTTCATGTAAAATAGGAGATGTTCAGCTTGATACAGCCATGCAAGATTTAGGAGTGTCGATTAATGTCATgccatactctgtttatgcttccttaaatcTTGGGTCTTTGAATGAAACTGATATTGTTATCCAAATGGCTGATCGATCTACTATTTTCCCGAGGGGTTTATTAGAAGATGTCCTAGTGCAAGTTGGCGAATTGGTCTTCCCGGCTGATTTTTATATTCTTGACATGAAAAACAATGAATTGAATAATCCTATTTTATTAGgaagaccattcttgaaaacttctAAGTCTGTAATAGATGTTGATAACggtactctcactatggaattcgatgggAAAATtgccaaatttaatatttttgatgccCTGAAAAATCCT GCACCAAAAACCGCGACAAAACATCCTCCTGACCGAGCGAAAAGAATCGCCAAGAAGTCGAAGCAGAAAAAGCATGGAACATTGACTGGAAAAATTATGAA GATCATTCAAGGGCTTGGAATCTTTATTTTTTCCTTCCTCTCTACTCCTCCAAGGTCATATTTTGCTAGAAAAGCTGGAATTGTTCGTGCACACAAGGTGTTCGACGAATTGCCAATATTACTCATCCTTGCCAATTTTTGA